One window of the Zea mays cultivar B73 chromosome 3, Zm-B73-REFERENCE-NAM-5.0, whole genome shotgun sequence genome contains the following:
- the LOC109944952 gene encoding uncharacterized protein produces MQEEKRAAHTSSLTGAMKIKEVLEGHEIWSKVEFRMEPNIFRAIVSSVDEPVLHVPRAGSEINVARPSVGSETNVAGLTLDREACEVQSPPSGTSVHGSGKKRKKSQVASVLDDYLEHKKNQTDKTMEAFLEKKTRGEESMDRCIHIFEAMEDLTDEEKAIAAEVFENELYREMFLKLTIHNVRLIWLRRKIRF; encoded by the exons ATGCAAGAAGAGAAAAGGGCAGCCCATACTTCTTCTCTTACCGGCGCTATGAAGATTAAGGAAGTTCTAGAAGGGCATGAAATTTGGAGCAAAGTTGAGTTTAGGATGGAGCCAAATATTTTCAGAGCGATA GTCT CATCTGTTGATGAACCAGTGCTACATGTACCACGAGCGGGCAGCGAGATCAATGTTGCTAGACCAAGTGTGGGCAGTGAGACTAATGTTGCTGGACTAACTTTGGATCGAGAGGCTTGTGAAGTTCAGTCACCACCTTCTGGTACGTCAGTACATGGAAGCGGAAAAAAGAGGAAGAAAAGTCAAGTTGCAAGTGTTTTGGATGACTAtttggagcacaagaagaaccaaACAGATAAGACTATGGAGGCGTTCCTTGAGAAGAAGACTCGTGGAGAGGAGTCTATGGATAGGTGTATCCACATATTTGAAGCTATGGAGGACTTGACAGATGAGGAGAAGGCCATTGCAGCAGAGGTGTTTGAAAATGAATTGTATCGGGAGATGTTTCTGAAGCTAACAATTCACAACGTGCGGCTGatttggcttcggaggaagataag GTTCTAA
- the LOC100281408 gene encoding boron transporter-like protein 2 isoform 1 (isoform 1 is encoded by transcript variant 1), which translates to MDLLRHPFKGVVTDIKGRATWYKHDWVAGLHSGFRILAPTMYIFFASALPVIAFGAQLSTATNGILSTVETLASTAICGIIHSILGGQPLLIVGVAEPTIIMYTYLYNFAKNHQALGEQLYLAWTGWVCIWTAIMLFLLATFNASNVISRFTRIAGELFGMLITVLFLQEAIKGMISEFSVPEDADSSSPIYQFQWLYVNGLLGVIFSIGLLYTALRTRRARSWLYGTGWFRSFIADYGVPLMVIVWTGLSYLHPGKVPSGVPRRLSSPLPWESSSLGHWTTARDLFSVPPAYIFGAILPAFMVAGLYFFDHSVASQLAQQKEYNLKKPSAYHYDILVLGFVVLLCGLLGIPPSNGVLPQSPMHTKSLAVLKRQLLSKKMVDTAKESIGGSATSLEIYGKMEEVFIKMDSEQNTDSVDRELKNFKDAVLQEGDEEGRLAREFDPRKHIEAHLPVRVNEQRLSNLLQSILVGGCVGAMPVIRMIPTSVLWGYFAYMAIDSLPGNQFWERIQLLFITESRRYKVLEGPHASFVESVVPKTVTIFTIFQLVYLLICFGITWIPIAGILFPVPFFLMIVIRQYLLPKFFDPVVLRELDAAEYEELDGVPLEHKLEDEASEVGSCPSRPDAEILDELTTNRGELKHRSSSLREERPIQVTVSTHMVASSAVQPSL; encoded by the exons atggatctaCTGAGACACCCCTTCAAGGGAGTTGTCACTGATATCAAAGGAAGGGCCACTTGGTACAAGCATGATTGGGTTGCAGGACTCCACTCTGGCTTTAG GATATTGGCACCTACCATGTATATCTTCTTTGCCTCTGCTCTCCCTGTCATTGCCTTCGGAGCACAACTGAGCACGGCAACAA ATGGAATACTCTCAACAGTTGAAACACTGGCATCGACTGCGATATGTGGCATCATACATTCAATTCTTGGAGGGCAGCCTTTGTTGATTGTTGGAGTTGCCGAACCAACTATTATCATGTACACTTATCTCTACAATTTTGCCAAGAATCATCAAGCTCTGGGTGAGCAGCTATATTTGGCGTGGACAGGATG GGTCTGCATCTGGACTGCCATCATGTTGTTTCTTTTGGCAACGTTCAATGCTTCCAACGTTATTAGCAGATTTACAAGGATTGCAGGAGAACTTTTTGGCATGTTAATCACTGTTCTCTTCTTGCAAGAAGCTATCAAG GGGATGATAAGTGAATTTAGTGTGCCCGAAGACGCTGACAGCAGTTCACCAATATACCAATTCCAGTGGCTCTATGTCAATGGCCTACTCGGTGTCATATTTTCAATTGGCTTGCTGTACACTGCATTGAGGACCAGGCGAGCAAGGTCATGGCTCTATGGCACAG GGTGGTTTAGAAGCTTCATAGCTGATTACGGCGTCCCACTTATGGTGATTGTGTGGACAGGATTGTCGTATTTACATCCAGGCAAGGTGCCTTCAGGAGTCCCCaggaggctttcttctccacTTCCCTGGGAGTCAAGTTCACTGGGACACTGGACCACAGCAAGG GATTTGTTTTCTGTCCCTCCAGCATATATATTTGGAGCCATTCTGCCTGCTTTTATGGTTGCAGGACTTTACTTCTTTGATCACAGCGTAGCTTCACAGTTGGCACAGCAAAAAGAGTATAATTTGAAGAAGCCTTCTGCCTACCACTATGACATTTTGGTCCTTGGATTCGTG GTCCTGCTCTGCGGTTTGCTTGGTATCCCTCCATCTAATGGAGtgcttcctcagtctcccatgcacACAAAAAGTCTTGCTGTCCTTAAGAGGCAG TTGCTAAGCAAAAAGATGGTTGATACTGCCAAggagagcataggaggaagtgctACCAGTTTGGAAATATATGGCAAGATGGAAGAAGTTTTCATCAAAATGGATAGCGAACAGAAT ACTGATTCTGTTGACAGGGAGTTGAAGAACTTCAAGGATGCTGTTCTGCAAGAAGGCGACGAAGAAGGGAGATTGGCTAGAGAATTTGACCCTCGCAAACATATAGAAGCCCACTTGCCTGTCCGAGTGAACGAACAGAGACTGAGCAATCTGCTGCAGTCCATACTGGTTGGTGGGTGTGTTGGAGCTATGCCAGTCATCAGGATGATACCCACATCGGTCCTCTGGGGTTACTTTGCCTACATGGCCATCGACAGTCTACCAGGGAATCAGTTCTGGGAGAGGATACAGCTTCTGTTCATTACAGAAAGCCGACGCTACAA GGTTCTTGAAGGTCCCCATGCATCGTTTGTGGAGTCAGTGGTTCCCAAAACAGTAACCATCTTCACGATCTTCCAGTTGGTTTACCTCCTAATATGCTTCGGCATAACGTGGATACCGATAGCCGGGATCCTGTTCCCAGTGCCTTTCTTCCTCATGATCGTCATCAGGCAGTATCTCCTCCCAAAATTTTTTGATCCCGTCGTCTTGAGGGAGCTCGATGCAGCTGAGTACGAAGAACTTGACGGGGTCCCCCTTGAACACAAACTG GAAGATGAAGCATCTGAAGTAGGAAGTTGTCCTAGCCGTCCTGATGCGGAGATATTGGATGAACTCACGACCAACCGCGGAGAGCTGAAGCACAGAAGTTCTAGCCTGCGTGAAGAAAGACCAATTCAAGTGACAGTGAGCACGCATATG GTTGCTTCAAGTGCGGTTCAGCCAAGCCTGTGA